The nucleotide window TCAAGCGGATTCCCCGGCATCACCAGCTCATCACCGGTCGCCAGCACTGCAACCTTTAAACGCCGGTAAACTCTGACTTGGGAAACACCTACCGATGCAAGAACGCCGACATGGTGCGCCTGAAGCCGCATACCGGCCGGAATAACAACCTGTCCGGTACGGATATCCTGCCCCTGACGACGAATATTGTTACCGACGGACGGCACTTCAGTCACTTCAACCCATTGCTGACCATCACTCTCACCCGCCGTGGCATTCTCCTGCATCACAACGGCATCAGCACCCAATGGAATTTCAGAGCCGGTAAAGATACGCGCGGCAGACCCGGATTTCAGCGGCAGGGGCGCTGTTCCGGCAGGAATGCGTTGCGATACGTTAAGACGTCCACCTGCGGCAAGGTCTGCAATTTTTAATGCATAACCATCCATGGCACTGTTATCTGCGGGCGGCACATCAACAGTTGACAACTGGTCTTCAGCCAGCACCCGCCCCAGAGCATCACTGATACTCACCTCTTCAGTCGCAACCGGCAACGTCACTTCCGCCAGCAGCCTTTCCAGCGCTTCACCAACCGGCATCAGCTGAGGTGCAGGTGCATCACAATCGCTATGTTGACTACTCATCCGCGCGGCCCACAAGCAGTATCGACAGGTCTCGCTGTCATCACCATCTCAACAAAATTACAGGGCCGGTGACGCGCATCAAGTTGCTCCCGGATAATACCGTTCCAGGCGGTCTTACAGGCGCCGGTCGAGCCCGGCATACAGAAAATAACGGTTCGGTTCGCAACACCGGCAAACGCCCGGGACTGAACCGTCGAAGTGCCGATCTCCTCATAGGAAAGTTGGCGAAACAGCTCCCCATAACCCTCGATGGCTTTATCAAACAGCGGCATCAATGCTTCCGGGGTTGTATCCCGCAGGGTAAAGCCGGTTCCCCCGGTCACCAGAATAGCCTGAACCGAGGCATCGGCGATCCATCCAGAGACGACCGCACGTAGCTGATACACATCATCTTTGCAGATCACTCTCTCAGCCAGCCGGTGTCCAGCTTCAGTTAATCCGTCCACCAGCGCATCACCCGAGGTATCATTTTCCGGAGTACGGGTATCAGAAACAGTCAACACAGCGATCTGTAACGGCTGAAACGGTACATTTGTTTTTGTATGACTCATAAAATCCTCATAAGAAGGGGTCATGCCATATAAACAGAACATGAAAATAAAACGATAAATAAAATATGACCGGGTGTCCAAGCCTCTTTACAAGACAATTATAGAAAGACAACACCCGGGAACACAGAAAATGTTAGCTTTCAAGCAATAGCAGCATAAAACATACCCACTTAGAGGCATCAGTGAGTACCGCTATAAAAAAGTGCATGGTACTATTAGCCGATATTGAAACTCTATGGTTCATTTGATGCTTTTCATAACGCGGACAATGAACAAAATATTACATTTTAAAGTGACACATAAGGACATATGCCGATGAAATACCGGACTTTAGCACGTTTAATTACCCCTACTGCGTTTATCTTCTCGCTGCCAGCTGTAGCCGCTATCGAACCTGCAGCCATTGACGCAGGTCCGGTTAAAATTGTCCCAATGATCAGTGCTCAGGTGGGTTATGACGATAACTTTTTCAGCACCTCTGCTAACGAAGAAGACGACACCATTACTGTTCTGTCTCCCTCAGTTCAACTGATCGCCGAAGATGGACTGAACGCATACCGCTTAACCTACCAGCTCAGCGAAGGTATCAACCAGGATCATTCGACGGATAACTACACAGATCATAACTTGTCCGCTGACGTACATCTTGAATTCAGTCAGCGCAGCGTGATGGATCTGAACGCAGCCTACAACAAAGGTCATGAAGCACGCGGCACCGGACTTAGCGGAACCGGCGGTATCGCAAACAGCATTGATGCCCCTCTGGAATATGACACACAAACCGTAGGTTTCAGCTACATCTATGGTGCTCCGGAGGCAACCGGCCGGATTCAGGTTTACGGTGAGCACCTTGACCGCGAATACCAGAACTTCCGCTCAATAACCGAAGGCCGGGACGACACAGAAGTGACTCTGGGTGCAGTTTTCTACTACCAGGTGATGCCGAAAACATCTCTGCTGTTTGAAGTCCGCAACAAAGATATAGACTACGATGTTGATCCGGCCAACTCTCTTGACAGCGAAACCCGCAAGTATTTTGTCGGTGCGACCTGGGAAGGCACTGCAAAAACAACGGGTACCGTTAAAGTCGGTGTGAGCGAAAAAGATTTCGATTCAGCCAGCCGTAAGGATTTCACCAGCGGCAGCTGGGAAGCATCAGTTCGCTGGGCGCCACGCACCTATTCCGTCGTCGACATCAGCACCAGCCGAAGCGCTGCTGAAAGTACCGGCAACGGAAACTTCATTGATACCAAGAGCTATAACGTCAACTGGAATCACGCCTGGAGCGACATTGTTAACACTGACCTGGGTCTCGGATATACCAACGAAGCCTATGAAGGTGCTGCTGATGGACGGGAAGATGACACTACATCGGTTAATATGGGTGTGAATTACGATATGCGACGCTGGCTGACCTTTGGTCTGAATTACAAATACAGTGATATCGATTCAAACCTGGCCAATACCGATTACAGCAAAAACCTGGTTATGCTGACAGTTAACGCATCGCTCTAAACTGTTACAATCGAGATATATCTATGTTATTCGGTTTTAATACTATCAGGGTAGCCTTTATGGCTACTCTGCTTCTCTTCTGCTCAGTCGTTTCGGCTGAGTCGACCACACTTTCCGACTACCGTCTTGGTTCCGGAGATCTCCTCAGCATCCAGGTATTCGGCGAAGAAGACCTGAGCATGGAGATCCGCCTCAGCGACGCAGGCACCATTGCTTATCCTTTTTTAGGCGAGCTCAGAGTGCTGAATATGACTATAGGCAACCTTAGCAAAATGATTGAACAGGGCCTGGCCGATGGTTATCTGCTTGACCCACATGTCAGCATCACAGTCGCGGAATATCGGCAGTTCTTTATCAATGGCGAAGTTCAGGAGCCCGGTGGCTACCCGTTCCAGCCAGGGCTGACACTACAGAAAGCGGTTGCACTGGCCGGCGGATTTACTGAACGCGCCTCCAAGAGCAAGCTATTTGTCTCCCATGATGGTGAAACCACCGACCCACGCCTGGTTCAGCTCAACACCCAGATCAAACCCGGCGATATTATTACTATCGAACAGAGCTTCTTCTAAATTGCTGCTGTCACTCAGCACAACTAATAAGCAAAGCTAAACCGTTCCGCATACATATTACAGAGACAAGCCAGAAAGTATGGATACGAATAGATCCCAGGAAAGCATGACCCGCCTGATGAGCGACGATGTAATCGATCTGCGCCAATACTGGAACACCATTAACCGGCACAAGTGGGGAATATTCGGATTCGCCATCGTCATAACGATGCTGGCGACATTGGTCGTCTTCTCGATGAAACCGGTCTATCGCGCTGAAGCGACGCTGCTGATTGAGTCAAAAAATGCCAATGTGGTATCGATTGAAGAGGTCTACGGCCTCGATGCAGGCAACAGTGAATACTACCTGACACAGTTTGAAATTCTCAAATCCAGGCAACTGGCGGAACGGGTTATTGAGAAACTAAACCTGATAGATAACCCTGAATTCAACCAGAAGCCCGGTTTTATCGCTGCAACGATCACTTCAGCTAAGAACCTGCTACCGCTGGGCGTTGAAGCAGAGCTTTCCGAAGAGGAACAGGCCCGTATCAGACTTCAAGAGGTCACCGATCAGTTTCTTGCGAACCTGACAATCTCACCCATCCGTAAAACACAGCTGGTCAAAATCAGCTACGATTCTTACGATTCGCTGCTGTCGGCCCGGATAGCCAACGCCATAGGCGACGCTTATATTGAAAACAACCTGGAAGCACGCCTGCAACTGACCTATAAAGCCTCCGAATGGCTGATGGAAAGACTGAGTGGTCTCAGAGATAAACTTAAACAATCTGAACAAAATTTACAGGAATACCGGGAAAAGGAACAGATTGTTGGTAATGACGGCGGGTTTGATATCGCTAACAGCGAACTGGACCTGGTGGCCAGCAAGCTTGTTGATGCACGACGTGAACGTATGGCGCTCGAAAGCCTGAACAATCAGATAAAGAAAGTAGACAAGCGCCATCCCGAGAACTTTGAGCTGATCCCTGCGGTTCTTCAGCACCCCTTAGTACAGAGTCTGAAAGGCTCTGTTCTTCAGGTAGAGCTCAAGAGGTCTGAACTGTCGAAGCGCTACGGTGCCAAGCATCCTAAGATGCAAGCCGCTCAGTCTGAACTTGAAAATGCACAGCGTAGCCTGCACGAGCAGGTCCTGTCTATCGTCAATGGTATTGAAAATGAATACCGGCTGGCGCTCTCCGCTGAACGTTCACTTAAATCTGCGGTTAATAACACCAAGCAAGAACTGCAATCGATCAACCGGAAAGATTACCGTTTGAAAGAGCTTGAGAAAGAGGTGGATGCCAACCGCCAGCTGTATGACACGTTCTTCACACGCCTGAGCGAAACCAATGCAACCGGCGATCTGCAATCAGCCAACGCCCGTATTTCCGATCCGGCACACCCGCCACAGAGCGCGGAAAAGCCGAAGAAAGGACTTATTATCGCGCTGACATTCATCGTCGGAATCATGTTTGGAACTATGCTCTCATTCCTGCTGGAAGCGCTGAACAATACGCTGAAAACGGCTCAGGATGTTGAAAACAAACTCGGCGCCACGATGCTGGGCCTGCTGCCGAAACTGGCGAAAAAAGGGGGTACGGAAAACATCAGTTACAGCGCTTACCTGAACGATCAGCAGTCGGCCTTTGCTGAATCAGTAAGAACCATTCGTACCGGCATCGTCCTCTCTGCGCTGGACAACCCCCATAAAATCTTATGTATCACCTCTTCGGTCCCCGGTGAGGGCAAAACATCGCTTACCCTCAGCCTTGCCTTCTCGATTGGACAGATGGAGAAAGTACTGCTGATTGATGCCGATATGCGCCGTCCGTCAATAGCCAAAAACTTTGGTCTGTCTGGCAAAACACCGGGATTATCGAATCTGGTTGCCGGCACTGCCCGACTGGAAGAAACCATTCACAAAGATGAAAAATCCGGTATTGATGTACTGCCATCGGGGATTATTCCCCCTAACCCGCTGGAGCTGCTTTCATCAGAGCGTTTCGCGAAGGTACTGGCAGTTCTGGAAACAAAATACGACCGGATCATCATCGACACGGCACCGACACAAGCCGTCAGTGATGCGCTGGTGCTGTCATCGCATGTAGGCGCAATGATCTACGTGGTCAAAGCGGATGCGACAAACTACCAGTTGGCTAAAAATGGTCTCAAGCGTCTGAATGAAGTGAAAGCCCCGGTTATCGGCGTAGTGCTTAATCAGGTCGATATTAAAAAGGCCGCAAAGTATGGTGGTGACTACAGTGGTTACTATGATACGTACGGCTATACCGCAGAAGAAAAGACAGCCTGATGATTGATCTGCATAACCATATACTGCCAGGAATAGATGATGGGCCAGCGACGCTTTCTGAGTCGCTGGAACTGGCTAAGATCGCTGTTGATGACGGTATTCGTCATATTGTCGTAACCCCCCATATCCATCCCGGGCGTTACGAAAATCAGATCAGTACCATACAGCCGGTATTGCAGACCCTGCAACAGGCTATCGCTGATGCCGATATCCCACTCACGCTGAGCATGGGCGCAGAACTACGTATCTCTGCCGAAATGATCAGCATGATACCCTCCGGTAAAGTCCCCTTTCTGGGAAGCTGGAAGGGTAAGAAAGTCTTACTCCTGGAACTGCCTCACAGCCATATTCCCCCAGGGACAGATAAGCTGATCAACTGGCTGTTAAGCCAGAACATTCAGCCGATGATTGCGCATCCGGAGCGCAACAAAGAGATCATCGACAATATCGATAAACTCAACCCTCTGGTTGCCCAGGGCTGCTTATTGCAGGTAACCGCGATGTCCGTTGCCGGACGCTTTGGCGACGCTGCCAGAGAGATCTCCGAAATACTGCTTCAGCGGGACTGGGTAACCATACTCGCTACGGATGCCCATAATAGCCGCCATCGTCCCCCCGTACTAACGGAAGGGGTTCAGGCCGCTATTCAGATCGTTGGTGAAGATGCAGCCCGGGCACTGGTAACCTCAATACCCGAATATATAATCTCCAACCATGCCGAAACCTGACGCTGTCCGCAAAACTTTTGTCTTCGCAATACTCATTATTCTTGTTTCGGCTGCCGTCATCGCCACCCGGGGCGGTATTGCAGACGTCTACGCATACTCTCCTAGACAGCACCTCGAACAATGGCAAAAAACAGACAAAATCCCGTCGGAAGAAAAACTGGCTACGCAGCTGGCGAATATAAGAAGCGCTATAGAGTGGCAGCCAAACAGAGCTGAATACAGGGACATTGAAGCGCTATTATTATACTATCAGGCATTACATCACTATCAGGCAGGCAGCTCTTCAGGCTACCGTGAATCAACCCTTAAGGCGATAGCGGGCTATCGAAACGCGACGCAGGAACGCCCTAACTGGCCCTATAGCTGGGCCAATCTGGCACTGATGAAGGCCTCAATTCAACAGTTTGATCACGAGTTTGAAGCGGCGCTCATTAAGGCGATAAAACTCGGCCCCTGGGAAAACTCGGTTAACATCAGTGTCGCTGAAGCCGGTCTTTTAGGATGGGCAGCACTTGCTCCCGCCACTCAGAATGCGGTAATAGAAAACATTGAGAGAGGCTTAAAGCGCAACACCCCGGTGCTTAAAAAGAGACTGAAAACTATCAATAAACTGGGGATGGCCTGTATTTACCTCAAAGCCAGCAACGAACGAAAACGACTCTGCGGTTTTTGATCGTTATCATAAAGGCTGAAGTTAGAATTTATTAAGACAATATCAGGACGATATAAAGGTCTGGAGCATATATGACAACCGTACGTAAAGCAGTAATCCCCGTTGCGGGTCTGGGAACACGGGTTCTCCCGGCAAGTAAAGCGATCCCGAAAGAGATGATGCCGGTTGTGGATAAGCCTGTCATCCAGCATGTTGTCGAAGAAGCAATCAAAGCCGGAATCAAAGAGATCATTCTGGTAACCCGTAGCGGTAAATCCGCAATTGAAGACCATTTTGACAGTCACTATGAGCTGGAGCACCAGCTGGATCTGAAAAATAAGACCCAGATTCTGGACTCAGTCAGCAAGATAATCCCCAGTGACGTTACCATCTTATCGGTGCGTCAACCGGAAGCCCGCGGTCTCGGCCATGCCGTGCATTGCGCCGCGCGAATTGTCAATAATGAACCCTTTGTCGTCATTCTGCCGGACGTTCTGGTCAACAACTATCAACAGGATCAAAACGACCTGCAGCAGATGGTACATGCTTTCGATGAGCATAAGGCTGCCCAGATCATGGTCGAATCGGTTCCTGAGGATCAGGTGCACCTCTATGGCGTAGCCGACTGTAATGGCGTGAAACCCGATGCAGGAGAGTCTGTTTCTATCTGCGCTATGGTAGAAAAGCCAAAGCGTGAAGATGCGCCCTCCGACCTTGCTGTCGTTGGCCGCTACGTTCTGCCCGCCCGGGTAATGGAACTTCTGGCTGCTACCAAACCGGGGGCCGGTAATGAGATCCAGCTCACCGACGCGCTGGATGAACTGTTAAAAGAACAAAAGGTCGAAGCCTACCGTATGACGGGTAAAACATACGATTGCGGCAACAAGCTGGGCTACCTGCAGGCCAACGTTGCCTATGGTCTTCAGCACCCGGAAACCGCTGAAGCATTTAAGCAGTTCCTGACGAAACTGGACTGACATTATGACGGTTAATAATTCGCCAGCCTGGCAAGCACTGAGTGCTCATGCTAACAAGGTACGTGAGAAACATCTCACTGAGATGTTTGCAGAGGATTCAGAGCGCTATGATAAGTTCAGTTTCAGGGCGGCCCACTGCCTGACTGATTTTTCCAAGCAGCGTATTACGTCAACCACTCTGCAACTACTCATTGATCTGGCCGAACAGCAAAAACTGCCTCAGCGGATCGAAGCACTCTTCTCCGGTGAAAAGGTTAACCTGTCAGAAAATCGCCCTGCCCTGCATACCGCCCTGCGCCAGCCAGCAGATCAGCCACTGCTGGTTGAGGGGGTCGATATATCAGAGGAGATACACGCCTCTCTGGAAAAAATGGAAACCCTGGTTGACCAGATCCACAACGGACAGTGGCGCGGCTATGACGGCAGTCCCATTAAAAACGTCGTCAATATCGGCGTTGGCGGCTCTGATCTCGGACCGTTGATGACCTGCAGGGCTTTAAGCATGTTTGCCCCAGAACACATCCGGGATATCGATATTCACTTTGTATCCTCAATGGATGGCAGCCACCTGGCAGGGCTGCTGACACACATTGACCCGGCATCAACCCTGTTTATTGTCTCATCCAAATCATTCTCCACTATCGACACGCTGGCGAACGCCAATACCGCCAGAGAATGGCTGGTAGACACCAGTGGACTGCCGCTTGAACTGATCAGTCAACATCACTTTATCGGGATCACTGCCAGCCCTGAGAAAGCCGCGGACTGGGGTATCCCTGAAAAAAACCAACTGCATTTCTGGGACTGGACCGGTGGACGCTATTCCATGTGGTCGGTCATCGGCATGGCTATTGCACTGCAAATCGGCAATAAAAACTTCCGCCAGATGCTGGCGGGTGCGCATCAGATGGATACTCACTTCCGCTCTGCTCCGCCAGCGGAGAACCTTCCGGTCCTGATGGCGATGATTGGTATCTGGAATATTAACTTTCTCGATATACATGCGCATGCAGTGCTGCCTTACGATGGCCGCCTGGAACATGTTCCCGCCTATCTTGAACAGCTCGAGATGGAGAGTAACGGCAAGAGCGTCACCTTAAACGGAGAGAAGCTCAACTACGCCACCTGCCCCATTCTGTGGGGAGAGGTGGGCCCGAATGCGCAACATGCATTTTATCAGCTGCTTCATCAGGGTACCGAATCCGTTATGTGTGATTTCATCGCACCTGCTCTGCGTTATCAGGATCAGGGCGAAGACCTGCAGGCCCAGCACCAACTGGCACTGGCCAACTGCCTTGCGCAGTCCCGCTTACTGGCGCTGGGTGATAGCGTACTCGACGACGCCGACACGGCGCCGGCACATAAACGCTACCGGGGTAACCAGCCAAGCACGACCATCATGTTCGACACTCTCAGCCCGGCGAGCTTTGGTGCTCTCATCGCGATGTACGAGCACAAAGTATATGTCCAGTCAGTCATCTGGGAGATCAACCCGTTTGATCAGTGGGGTGTTGAACTGGGCAAGCAGGTGGCGACCTCGCTGCTGGATCAGTTTACTGAACAGACCTCATCAGCTACCGACAGCTCAACAGAGGGACTGATACGTTATGTTCAACAGCAGCGCCGGGAGAATCAGTCATGAAGATCAAAGTCTACGGCGTTAGCCTGACCGCCTGGGTCGCTGCCGCTTGCCTGGCCAGAGCCGGAAACGATGTTCTGATAGAAGGCCCTGACAGCCAGCTTGAAAAGCCACTTGAGGATATTTCTGCCCTTAGAGACGAGCCGGGGCTGCTTGATCAGATAGAGCTGCAACTCAAAGCAGGCAGACTCCAGCGAACCCGTGACAAAGGCGCCTATGCCGAAATTCACTGGCTGGCACTGGAACATAATGAGTTTGATGCGGCCCGGCAAATAATTCGCTCGCTGGGTAAAGCGAATCCCGATAACCTGCTGATCGTAAACCAGTGTAATTTTGGCGTTGGTGCAACCGATCAGCTGCAGGACGAACTGAATCAGGACACTAATCAGGTTGTTGTATATATCCCTAACAACCTTCAGGAAGGTAAAGCGTTAGAGGGCTTCAGCCAGGCGAAACGGGTCATTATCGGCAGCGATAACAACTGGGCGATTACGATGACCCGGTCGCTGATTCGCCCTTTTATTCAGAATATCGAACACCTGCAACTGATGACCAGCAGGGAAGCGGAGTTTACCAAGTTTGCCATCACCGGCATGCTGGCGATTCGGCTGGGTTATATCAATGAACTCGCCAATCTTGCCGACCAGATGGATGTGGATATTGATACCATCCGTGAAGGCATGGGGGCCGATCCCCGTATTGGTCGTCACTACCTTGCACCAGGCTGCGGCTTTGGTGGTCAGAACTTCAATCAGTACATCGCTCGATTCTCTGAGATCTTTGAAAATAAGGGCAAAGACTCTCTGCTTAAAACCGTTATCTCAGAAAATGAGATTCAAAAAGAACTGCTGTTCAAAAAGCTATGGCAACACTACCGCTGCAATCTGACCGGAAAAACAATCGGGATCTGGGGCGCATCATTCAAGCCAGGCACTGCCAGCGTCGATAATGCGCCCAGCCTGAAGCTGATCGATGCCTTACTTGCACAGGGCGTGCAGGTCAGAGTCCATGATCCGGAAGCTTTGGGAAACCTGAAAAAGCACTATAGAAACGCGCCCCTGCTCAGCTTCTGTGATGACGCTTACGATGCGATCAAAGATACCGATGCCCTCCTGCTGGTGACCGAATGGCCGGAATACTGGTCACCGGATTATCGCAAGCTACTCGAAGCGATGCAGACACCACTGGTCATTGACGGGCGTAATATCTTCGACCGGGAAGCGCTGGAATTATATGGCTTCACCTATATGGGTGTGGGCCGATGATGCTGCGCTCTATCCTGTTCAGCCTTTGTGCTGCAGCGCTGTTCTACGGACTGTTCAGAGAAACTCCGCCCCCTAAACTATTCAACCAGTCTGACAAATTCGGCCACCTCTTAGGCTTTGCCGCGATGACGCTTATCGCTCTCTGGACGCTTTCCCGCCGATATTTTCCGCTGTTTATAGTGGGTATATTGATACTGGCCTGTAGTGCAGAATTTATACAGGAATGGCTGCTACCGCATCGGCATTTCTCAATAAAAGATATGTATGCCAACCTTTCGGGTATCGCATTAATCTTGGTTTCATGGGCAGTCTGGCGGACAGGTCGTCATTTTTTTTTAGCCGTCAGTTCAAAACCCGACACCCTCAATTTACAACCTTCAGAGAAGCATCAATGAGCAAACTAGCCTGTTTCAAAGCCTACGATATCCGCGGCCAGCTGGGTACTCAGCTGGATGAAGACCTGACCTACCGCATCGGCCGTGCCTATGCAGAGTTCCTGAAACCTGAGACCGTTGTGGTTGGCGGCGATATGCGCCTGTCCACCGAGTCACTGAAACAGGCTCTGGCAAACGGCCTCAGGGATTCCGGGGTCAATGTTCTGGATATCGGCCTCTGTGGTACCGAAGAGATCTATTTCGCCACCGCGCACCTGAACACCGATGGCGGTATCGTTGTGACCGCGAGTCACAACCCCGAAGATTACAATGGTATGAAGCTGGTTAAGCAAGGCTCCCGACCAATCAGCGGCGATACCGGGCTGAATGACATTGAACAGCTGGCCCGTGAAAATAATTTTGCCGCAGTCGATGAAGCCAGGCACGGCAGCTACGAAAAAGTGGATACCCTTGCGGCCTACATCGAACATCTGGAAGGCTATATAGACCTGCAAACCCTTAAACCGATGAAACTGGTGGTAAACGCCGGTAACGGTGTTGCCGGACATGTGATCGATGCCCTCGAAGCTCAGTTTAAAGCGGCATCCGTGCCGGTCGAATTTATCAAAATTCACCACCAGCCCGATGGCACCTTCCCCAATGGTATCCCCAACCCCATTCTGGAAGAGAATCGCGCCGACACCATCGCGGCCGTGCTGGAACATAAAGCCGACATGGGGATCGCCTGGGATGGCGACTTCGATCGCTGCTTCCTGTTTGATGAAAATGGCCGTTTTATCGAAGGCTACTATATCGTAGGACTGCTGGCCGAAGCCTTCCTGGCAAAAAACCCCGGGGCCGCGATTATCCACGACCCGCGCCTCACCTGGAACACTCTGGATATCGTTGAGGCCAGTGGCGGTAAAGCGATTCAAAGCAAAACCGGACATGCCTTTATCAAAGAAAGAATGCGTCAAGAAGATGCCGTGTACGGCGGAGAGATGAGTGCTCACCATTACTTCCGTGACTTCTTCTACTGCGATAGCGGAATGGTGCCATGGCTGCTGGTCGCTGAACTCATCAGCAACAAGGGACAGACGCTATCGCAACTGGTTGACGACCGGATTACCCGATACCCGTCCCCCGGCGAGATCAACAGCAAACTGGAAGACCCGAAAGCCGCTATCGAGCGAGTTCTCAGCACTTACAAGGATGCCGCAAAAGCGATCGACTACACCGACGGTATCAGCCTGGATATGGGTGAATGGCGCTTCAACCTGCGCTCATCCAACACCGAACCGGTGGTTCGGCTAAACGTTGAAACCCGGGGAGATGAAGCCCTGATGAAAACCAGAACCGACGAGCTTCTGACACTGCTGCGCAGTTAACCCGAGATTTTTTCGTTCGGATGATAAAACCATCGCGGCAGGATGCCGCTCCTACGTACATACCATCCCGTAGGAGCCCCTTCCAGGGGCGATATACCATCGCGGCAAGCACCCAGAGGGCATACTAATACCGCTCCTACAAATACATCCCACCCCGTAGGA belongs to Amphritea atlantica and includes:
- a CDS encoding phosphomannomutase CpsG (capsular polysaccharide biosynthesis protein; catalyzes the formation of D-mannose 6-phosphate from alpha-D-mannose 1-phosphate) yields the protein MSKLACFKAYDIRGQLGTQLDEDLTYRIGRAYAEFLKPETVVVGGDMRLSTESLKQALANGLRDSGVNVLDIGLCGTEEIYFATAHLNTDGGIVVTASHNPEDYNGMKLVKQGSRPISGDTGLNDIEQLARENNFAAVDEARHGSYEKVDTLAAYIEHLEGYIDLQTLKPMKLVVNAGNGVAGHVIDALEAQFKAASVPVEFIKIHHQPDGTFPNGIPNPILEENRADTIAAVLEHKADMGIAWDGDFDRCFLFDENGRFIEGYYIVGLLAEAFLAKNPGAAIIHDPRLTWNTLDIVEASGGKAIQSKTGHAFIKERMRQEDAVYGGEMSAHHYFRDFFYCDSGMVPWLLVAELISNKGQTLSQLVDDRITRYPSPGEINSKLEDPKAAIERVLSTYKDAAKAIDYTDGISLDMGEWRFNLRSSNTEPVVRLNVETRGDEALMKTRTDELLTLLRS
- a CDS encoding UDP-glucose/GDP-mannose dehydrogenase family protein, with protein sequence MKIKVYGVSLTAWVAAACLARAGNDVLIEGPDSQLEKPLEDISALRDEPGLLDQIELQLKAGRLQRTRDKGAYAEIHWLALEHNEFDAARQIIRSLGKANPDNLLIVNQCNFGVGATDQLQDELNQDTNQVVVYIPNNLQEGKALEGFSQAKRVIIGSDNNWAITMTRSLIRPFIQNIEHLQLMTSREAEFTKFAITGMLAIRLGYINELANLADQMDVDIDTIREGMGADPRIGRHYLAPGCGFGGQNFNQYIARFSEIFENKGKDSLLKTVISENEIQKELLFKKLWQHYRCNLTGKTIGIWGASFKPGTASVDNAPSLKLIDALLAQGVQVRVHDPEALGNLKKHYRNAPLLSFCDDAYDAIKDTDALLLVTEWPEYWSPDYRKLLEAMQTPLVIDGRNIFDREALELYGFTYMGVGR
- the pgi gene encoding glucose-6-phosphate isomerase, which codes for MTVNNSPAWQALSAHANKVREKHLTEMFAEDSERYDKFSFRAAHCLTDFSKQRITSTTLQLLIDLAEQQKLPQRIEALFSGEKVNLSENRPALHTALRQPADQPLLVEGVDISEEIHASLEKMETLVDQIHNGQWRGYDGSPIKNVVNIGVGGSDLGPLMTCRALSMFAPEHIRDIDIHFVSSMDGSHLAGLLTHIDPASTLFIVSSKSFSTIDTLANANTAREWLVDTSGLPLELISQHHFIGITASPEKAADWGIPEKNQLHFWDWTGGRYSMWSVIGMAIALQIGNKNFRQMLAGAHQMDTHFRSAPPAENLPVLMAMIGIWNINFLDIHAHAVLPYDGRLEHVPAYLEQLEMESNGKSVTLNGEKLNYATCPILWGEVGPNAQHAFYQLLHQGTESVMCDFIAPALRYQDQGEDLQAQHQLALANCLAQSRLLALGDSVLDDADTAPAHKRYRGNQPSTTIMFDTLSPASFGALIAMYEHKVYVQSVIWEINPFDQWGVELGKQVATSLLDQFTEQTSSATDSSTEGLIRYVQQQRRENQS